The following proteins are encoded in a genomic region of Bacillus sp. FJAT-22090:
- a CDS encoding diacylglycerol/lipid kinase family protein: protein MKKAMVIFNPSSGKEDAETYKERALTVLDALGYQIVEKETEKKNDAITFAKQACEEKMEFLVAMGGDGTINEVINGLANQSYRPLFSIVPLGTVNDFARALGIPLEPEIAIEALKMTNTEFVDIAQIGNKYFGNIVAIGEIASRVANTSVEKKTKLGSLAYLIEGAKVVISNEEVGFTIQHDHGTWTGTSMLVLVGLTNSVGGFEKMMTNAEINDGLLHVYIFKKSGIANLVRMGTKILLGTLKEDDGVEVITTKKVYMESDRPLFCNVDGDEGVCTPFEIKVLPKHLKLLIPNNS from the coding sequence TTGAAAAAAGCAATGGTTATATTTAATCCTTCATCTGGGAAGGAAGATGCCGAAACATATAAAGAAAGGGCTCTTACAGTTCTCGATGCACTTGGATATCAAATAGTTGAAAAGGAAACAGAAAAAAAAAATGATGCTATTACGTTTGCCAAACAAGCTTGTGAAGAGAAAATGGAGTTCCTCGTAGCTATGGGTGGAGATGGGACGATAAATGAAGTTATAAACGGACTTGCCAATCAATCATATCGACCTCTATTTTCAATAGTGCCTCTTGGAACAGTAAATGACTTCGCACGAGCATTAGGAATCCCTTTAGAGCCAGAGATTGCAATCGAGGCATTAAAGATGACCAATACAGAGTTTGTAGATATAGCTCAAATTGGTAATAAATATTTTGGAAATATCGTTGCAATCGGTGAGATTGCAAGTAGAGTTGCGAACACTTCCGTTGAGAAAAAAACGAAACTAGGTTCATTAGCATATTTAATTGAAGGTGCAAAAGTAGTTATTTCTAACGAAGAGGTGGGTTTCACTATTCAACATGACCATGGGACCTGGACTGGAACATCGATGCTCGTTTTAGTTGGCTTAACAAATTCAGTAGGTGGATTTGAAAAAATGATGACAAATGCCGAAATCAACGATGGACTTCTTCATGTGTATATTTTTAAAAAATCTGGTATTGCTAACCTCGTTCGAATGGGTACAAAAATTTTATTGGGCACATTAAAAGAGGATGATGGAGTGGAGGTCATTACGACTAAAAAGGTTTACATGGAGTCTGATCGACCATTATTTTGTAACGTTGACGGGGATGAAGGTGTATGTACACCATTCGAAATTAAGGTACTACCAAAGCACTTAAAATTATTAATTCCAAATAATAGCTAA
- a CDS encoding helix-turn-helix transcriptional regulator, whose translation MQYSQKIFLESFSKAYTKEISVINSIEGLSLFLDLEKKLFLHMYAFELEEAKKVLREIIDLIIIRAEKLMIMYVKNYYIQLVAVMARKLQESQVPSDKVMAFNIASVNVIETKMSDAQFLQCADELVEFFVLVITERKKPSFGHQTVNKVILFINDEIETNLTVEDIAKCFNISTSHLSRIFREHTGVTLVEYLNIRKVEECQYYLRHTNKGISDISDSFHFCNQSYFTRIFKKYTGLTPKQFRDHHEYPNFKYNFPNESRAI comes from the coding sequence ATGCAATACTCACAAAAGATTTTTTTAGAAAGCTTTTCCAAAGCGTATACAAAAGAAATAAGCGTAATTAACAGCATTGAAGGTTTGAGTTTGTTTTTAGATTTAGAAAAAAAATTATTTCTTCATATGTATGCTTTCGAGCTTGAGGAAGCTAAAAAAGTATTAAGAGAAATCATAGACTTAATTATTATTAGAGCTGAGAAGTTAATGATTATGTATGTCAAAAATTACTACATACAATTAGTTGCTGTGATGGCAAGGAAATTACAAGAAAGCCAAGTTCCCTCTGATAAGGTAATGGCTTTTAATATCGCTAGTGTCAACGTTATAGAAACAAAAATGAGCGATGCACAGTTTCTTCAATGTGCAGATGAATTAGTAGAGTTTTTTGTATTGGTCATTACAGAAAGAAAAAAACCGTCCTTTGGTCATCAAACAGTGAACAAAGTTATCTTATTTATAAATGATGAAATTGAAACAAATTTAACTGTGGAAGATATTGCTAAATGTTTTAATATTAGTACAAGTCATTTATCTCGAATTTTTCGGGAACATACAGGGGTAACTCTAGTAGAATATTTAAATATTCGTAAGGTAGAGGAGTGCCAGTATTATCTAAGACATACGAACAAAGGGATTTCCGATATTTCTGATTCATTTCACTTTTGCAACCAAAGCTATTTCACTCGTATATTCAAAAAGTATACAGGTCTAACACCGAAGCAGTTTAGGGATCATCATGAATACCCTAATTTCAAATATAATTTTCCAAATGAAAGCAGAGCTATATAA
- the yidC gene encoding membrane protein insertase YidC produces MKKKISLLSILVFAAVVLSGCSGVENKEGTFYNIFVRPFDFLLHFFGEIFNGSYGLAIIAITLIIRFALMPLMLKNYKNQQGMKEKMDKLKPEMDEIQKKLKATKSKEEQMALQQEMMGLYRKHNVNPLNMGCLPMLIQMPIVMGLYFAILHSTDVKTHPFLWFNLGSPDIAMTLIAGVVYFVQAKVSLWTVPEQQKQQMKMMIYISPIMIMFISFSSMAALPLYWAVGGIILIFQTYLGRKFYSNHPEKAEESV; encoded by the coding sequence ATGAAAAAGAAGATTAGTTTGCTTTCTATTCTTGTCTTTGCAGCAGTTGTTCTAAGCGGATGTTCAGGAGTAGAGAATAAAGAAGGTACTTTTTATAATATTTTTGTTCGACCTTTTGATTTTTTACTTCATTTCTTTGGAGAAATATTCAATGGTAGTTATGGACTTGCTATCATAGCAATTACATTAATTATTCGATTTGCTTTAATGCCTTTGATGCTTAAAAACTATAAGAATCAACAAGGTATGAAAGAAAAAATGGATAAATTGAAACCAGAAATGGATGAGATTCAAAAGAAATTAAAAGCTACAAAGTCAAAAGAAGAACAAATGGCTTTACAACAAGAAATGATGGGATTATATCGTAAGCATAATGTAAATCCTTTGAATATGGGTTGCTTACCAATGCTTATTCAAATGCCAATCGTCATGGGATTATATTTTGCAATCCTGCACTCAACAGATGTGAAAACACATCCCTTTTTATGGTTTAACTTAGGTTCTCCGGATATTGCGATGACGCTTATTGCAGGTGTGGTTTATTTTGTTCAAGCAAAAGTTTCATTATGGACGGTACCAGAGCAACAAAAGCAACAAATGAAAATGATGATTTATATTTCTCCTATCATGATTATGTTCATCTCGTTCAGCTCTATGGCTGCATTACCATTGTACTGGGCTGTCGGTGGGATTATCTTAATCTTCCAAACATACTTAGGGCGTAAATTTTATTCAAATCATCCAGAAAAAGCAGAAGAATCTGTATAA
- a CDS encoding M15 family metallopeptidase: MHSRQSLFKKKKQKKWPYIVSGTILGLLVAAIVTWIGINDWNINESLASLGLTNKTEEMTTEEKEKDMIDEQEAEEPTKEEQVVEPPVVEEPEVDMSGANGYIGHETLPTEPTYFQGVLIASKKYPLPSTFDPGESKDARAAFEEMAAEAKLSGFDLVAFSTYRSFEYQTTLYQRYVSNDGQEEADRYSARPGYSEHQTGLAFDIGEQHFEQHFARESFGETEAGKWVAANAHNYGFIMRYPKEKEKITGYMYEPWHFRYVGKQLAGEIYEAGTTLEEYLDI, translated from the coding sequence ATGCATTCTCGACAAAGTTTATTTAAAAAGAAAAAACAAAAAAAATGGCCATATATTGTCTCGGGTACAATTTTGGGATTGTTAGTTGCAGCCATTGTCACTTGGATTGGAATAAATGATTGGAATATAAACGAAAGTCTTGCATCTTTAGGTCTGACGAATAAAACAGAAGAGATGACTACAGAGGAAAAAGAAAAAGACATGATAGATGAGCAAGAAGCAGAGGAACCGACGAAAGAAGAGCAGGTAGTAGAACCACCAGTTGTCGAAGAGCCTGAAGTCGATATGTCAGGAGCAAATGGATACATAGGTCATGAAACGTTACCAACGGAACCGACATACTTCCAAGGAGTACTCATTGCAAGTAAAAAGTATCCACTACCTTCAACATTTGACCCTGGAGAAAGTAAGGATGCAAGAGCAGCATTTGAAGAAATGGCTGCCGAAGCAAAACTTTCTGGTTTTGACCTCGTTGCATTTAGTACATATCGTTCATTTGAATATCAAACGACACTTTATCAGAGATATGTAAGTAATGATGGGCAAGAAGAGGCGGATCGCTATAGCGCACGTCCAGGATACTCCGAACATCAAACTGGTCTTGCTTTTGATATAGGAGAACAACATTTTGAGCAACATTTTGCGCGTGAAAGCTTTGGAGAAACTGAGGCTGGAAAATGGGTTGCTGCCAATGCACATAACTATGGTTTTATCATGCGATATCCAAAGGAAAAAGAAAAAATTACCGGATATATGTACGAGCCATGGCACTTCCGCTATGTTGGTAAGCAACTAGCGGGCGAGATTTATGAAGCAGGCACTACGCTAGAAGAATATTTGGATATATAA
- the cls gene encoding cardiolipin synthase: MAASIISLIVTGTIILNIFFAIALIFLERRDASSTWAWILVLFFVPIVGFGIYLLFGRKLRKKHLFRWEGKNKIGIDKLIEFQMEAIEDDSFDFRLDDAMHYKELIIMHLHNNQAVLTQDNKVDIFNDGRKKFQALLQDLENAKDHIHIQYYIFRLDNLGQEIYQVLLDKAKQGVKVRILYDDTGSRSLRKRQFKELIELGGRVEAFFPSILPLINPRMNYRNHRKIVVIDGRIGYIGGFNVGDEYLGLNKRFGYWRDTHLRIEGSAVHPLQTRFILDWNQASAEHDIEYSDVFFPAIPMKGSVGLQIVSSGPDSEWEQIKNGYLKLLMMAKKYIYIQSPYFIPDASFMDTLRIACLSGIDVRIMIPNKPDHIFVYWATYSYVGELIKAGAKVYIYENGFLHTKMIVIDDEASTVGTANIDVRSFKLNFEVNAFIYDRETSHALAELFEEDMKLSTPLTMELYEERTRMIKFKESLARLLSPIL; the protein is encoded by the coding sequence GTGGCGGCTAGCATTATTAGTTTAATAGTGACAGGGACAATTATTTTAAATATTTTCTTTGCAATTGCATTAATATTTTTGGAACGTAGAGATGCTTCCTCTACTTGGGCTTGGATCTTGGTTTTATTCTTTGTACCTATTGTAGGTTTCGGTATTTATTTATTATTTGGAAGAAAGTTGCGTAAAAAGCATTTATTTCGTTGGGAAGGTAAAAACAAAATTGGTATCGATAAATTAATAGAATTTCAAATGGAAGCGATTGAGGATGATTCGTTTGATTTTCGTTTGGATGATGCCATGCATTATAAAGAGTTAATTATTATGCATTTACACAATAACCAAGCGGTACTAACTCAAGATAACAAAGTAGATATTTTTAATGACGGACGAAAAAAATTCCAGGCACTTTTGCAGGATTTAGAAAATGCAAAGGATCATATTCACATTCAGTATTATATTTTTCGTCTAGACAATCTTGGTCAAGAGATTTACCAAGTACTATTAGATAAAGCGAAGCAAGGAGTAAAAGTTCGAATTTTATATGATGACACAGGTTCACGCTCTTTGCGGAAAAGGCAATTTAAAGAGTTAATAGAATTAGGTGGCCGTGTAGAAGCATTTTTCCCTTCTATCCTACCTCTTATTAATCCACGTATGAATTATCGTAACCACCGAAAAATTGTCGTTATTGATGGTCGAATTGGTTATATCGGAGGATTTAATGTAGGGGATGAATATTTAGGATTAAATAAACGATTTGGTTATTGGCGTGATACACATCTAAGGATAGAAGGAAGTGCAGTACATCCACTTCAAACCCGATTTATACTTGATTGGAACCAAGCTTCCGCCGAACATGATATTGAATATTCCGATGTATTTTTCCCAGCTATCCCGATGAAAGGCTCAGTTGGATTGCAAATTGTTTCCAGTGGACCTGATTCCGAATGGGAGCAGATAAAAAACGGATATTTAAAGCTTCTAATGATGGCGAAAAAGTATATTTACATTCAATCACCATACTTCATTCCAGATGCGAGCTTTATGGATACACTTCGTATTGCTTGTCTATCTGGTATCGATGTTCGGATAATGATTCCAAACAAACCAGATCATATATTCGTTTATTGGGCTACCTATTCCTATGTAGGAGAATTAATAAAAGCCGGAGCAAAAGTATATATTTATGAAAATGGATTCCTTCATACAAAAATGATTGTCATTGATGATGAAGCCTCTACTGTAGGAACAGCAAATATTGATGTCCGAAGCTTTAAGTTAAACTTTGAAGTTAATGCATTTATCTATGACCGCGAAACTTCTCATGCGCTTGCAGAGCTATTCGAGGAGGATATGAAGTTATCTACTCCATTGACTATGGAACTATATGAGGAAAGAACTCGTATGATTAAGTTTAAAGAATCTCTAGCACGATTATTATCCCCAATCCTATAA
- a CDS encoding L-cystine transporter: protein MDILFIILNIAALLLFVGVLIVMQKKHVSFSKRVFTALGLGIALGLALNLIYGVTSEVLAKSVDWYNLIGTGYVKLLQMIVMPLVFISILGAFTKLTIGKNFGKMAAIILSILIGTTAIAALIGIGSAAIFDLNADQIVQGEAESVRAEDYEARSAEVGDKTLPQQMLDLLPANPFLDFTGARDTSTIAVVIFAAFLGFAYLRVARKDGETAATIKKGIDAVYSLVMSVVTLVLRLTPYGILAIMARTVATSDFAAIYNLGKFVVASYVALAIMFAIHLIIISLSGLNPITFVKKAAEPLIFAFTSRSSAGTLPININTQTNKLGVSEGIANFSGSFGLSIGQNGCAGVYPAMLAFMIAPSQGINPLDPMFILTVVAVVAISSFGVAGVGGGATFAAILVLSALNLPVALAGLLVSVEPLIDMARTAVNVSGSMTAGVTTAKVTGELDKDVYNAPLETQTVE from the coding sequence ATGGACATATTGTTTATCATTCTTAATATAGCTGCCTTACTGTTGTTCGTGGGTGTTCTAATAGTAATGCAAAAGAAACATGTATCATTTTCTAAACGCGTATTTACAGCGTTAGGTTTAGGTATAGCTTTAGGATTAGCATTAAATCTAATTTACGGTGTAACATCTGAAGTGTTAGCTAAATCCGTAGATTGGTATAACTTGATAGGAACTGGCTATGTGAAGTTACTTCAAATGATAGTAATGCCACTAGTATTTATTTCTATTCTAGGCGCTTTTACGAAGTTGACGATTGGGAAAAACTTTGGGAAGATGGCTGCAATTATTTTAAGTATTTTAATTGGAACTACTGCTATAGCAGCACTAATAGGAATTGGTTCTGCAGCAATCTTTGATCTAAATGCAGATCAGATTGTGCAAGGTGAAGCAGAATCTGTACGCGCAGAGGACTATGAAGCACGTTCTGCTGAAGTAGGAGATAAAACACTTCCTCAGCAAATGCTTGATTTACTTCCAGCTAATCCATTTTTAGATTTCACGGGTGCGCGTGATACATCTACAATTGCGGTTGTAATATTTGCAGCATTTTTAGGCTTTGCCTACTTGAGAGTAGCTCGAAAAGATGGTGAAACTGCTGCTACGATTAAAAAAGGAATAGACGCTGTGTACTCGCTTGTTATGAGTGTAGTGACACTTGTTCTTCGATTGACTCCATATGGTATCCTGGCAATTATGGCTAGAACCGTTGCGACATCTGATTTTGCAGCAATATATAATTTAGGTAAATTTGTGGTAGCATCCTATGTAGCATTAGCTATTATGTTTGCAATCCACTTAATTATTATTTCACTTTCAGGTTTAAATCCTATAACGTTTGTGAAAAAAGCAGCAGAGCCACTCATTTTTGCATTTACATCACGTTCAAGTGCAGGTACTTTACCTATTAATATTAATACACAAACAAATAAACTAGGCGTATCTGAAGGTATTGCAAATTTCTCTGGTTCCTTTGGATTGTCCATTGGGCAAAACGGTTGTGCGGGTGTATATCCTGCCATGCTAGCATTTATGATTGCTCCATCTCAAGGTATTAATCCTTTAGATCCGATGTTTATTCTTACTGTAGTTGCCGTAGTGGCTATTAGTTCTTTTGGAGTTGCAGGTGTAGGTGGTGGAGCGACGTTTGCCGCCATACTTGTACTTTCTGCTCTGAATTTACCAGTTGCATTAGCTGGTTTACTCGTTTCAGTAGAGCCATTAATTGATATGGCACGTACAGCTGTAAACGTGAGTGGATCAATGACTGCAGGTGTTACAACTGCGAAAGTAACCGGTGAATTAGATAAAGACGTTTATAATGCACCATTAGAAACACAAACAGTAGAATAA